The Astyanax mexicanus isolate ESR-SI-001 chromosome 21, AstMex3_surface, whole genome shotgun sequence genome contains the following window.
CAGATGGCAGGAGCTGCAGCATGTAAGGGggaatcaaataaaagtaaattatagCTCAtattagctccccatcacagagaaattaagaaatagataataataattattaatttctgCATCATCTACCCTCATTCTTAAGACAtatgatgccctaaagttaactagttaaccagcagctaggctactgaactttagcgctcctgatgacgtatcgggtgcttaaaagattgtcccaattcttagatgGGGGATTTtacccttggaacagagttacaagaggaagggttacactcaaaaaaagGGGTAGGGgcaagtggtagggccaaggtgtgaaatgggattgggcctttatATCTTTCAgcattttcctttttattcataTTTCAGCCTTCAGCAGGGGGCGCTGTCTTTCTGCCTCTGTCTATCGGGAGAGGAGGAGGGCTCCGAGCCTCTCGATGGAGAGAGAACCGACGTGTCCAGTGGCGTTCCTGTCCTGTCTGAAGCTCGTTCTCCTTCCTCTTCAGTCTggtcctcttcttcctcctgtcGCTGCACAGAGGACAGGTACTGCTCCAGCAAGCTGCCGTCCTGACTGTCCCCGGCCATTCCAGGCGACCGTCCAGCCCCTGCAGACCGCACAGTTTCAGGGGATCCGGCTGTGGCTGTGCTGCTCAGACTGTCCTCCAGCACCCCCTGTCGTTCCCCGGGGGAATGGAAGCCTGATTCTGGGATGGAGAGTTCACTTCGCATGGGGGGAGCTGTGGATGTGTCTTTAGGGACAGCAGGAATAGGGCCCAAGGCAGAGCTGCGCGAGGGGGACAGACAGCTGAGCTGCTCTTTGACTGAAGACTGCCACTCCAGCATGGCCTGAAACtaataagaaaacagaaaaaaagagaaaacaagtgtTTTTTTGTGCCATTTGATGTGCTACATTTATGATTGGAATGCACAAATGCATTGAATTAACTGATTATAAATTGTATTAAAgattacaaaaaaatgtaataattatgtATGACAATTTATATCAACTGGTTCTATTGAGTGGGGAAAAATATTGTGTGCTAATTGTACCTTTTACCCATAACATCAACATTACTCATTCTTTCTACATTAAATATCAGAGTTGTCAATCTCAAATTGGACCTTATCTCAGGTCTTTGTAGGTTGAGACGTGGTTAAGTCTTAAGTCCAGGTTATGTCTAAAGTCTCTAAAAAGTAAGTCTCATGTTTCATCTGGTTGTAATGAGACTTCTATTGTCCAGTCTGCTATGATATTCAAAACatctacagtattattattacagaattatcgaatttcaatacccagccATAGTAGGGAGTGATTCGGGAAGGGACTTGATTTTGATACTGCAGACTTTGCAGTCTGTGTTTCTTTTACTGCTGCTGTCTTGTTTGAAGTTCTAATAACTAAATGTAACTACAAGCGATACAACAGCGTGTAGTGTTATCGTCATTTGAGGTACTATTGTGTGAGGTATGTACAAGTGTAATATGGTTACCATGACAAACAGAAAGGAAGCTAGTCAGACGTTTCAAAGTTTCCTCTATGTTaatatggcaaaaatataaaatatcccaAAAATCCGGTCTGAAGTCTCTGCTTGTACACCTTAAGTGCATCTTGTGTCCCCATCTCTGATGAatattcattaatattttttgtgctgctttttctgttccttttttatttgtttacgtaaaatataaaaataaataattaaacataaaatgaaagggaaaataaattctttaaaactACTGAAGAAAACCAATGCCTCCCTTTCTGTGATCTTATTCAGCATGTGTTTATCTTGGCAGCAAACTGTGCTGATAAATGTGATTTCAGCCGTCCACCCACAAACCAGACTCACTGTCATCTTGCTGTTACATCTAAATGGTTCCTTATGGTCTATATTATAGGCTGTCACGGTTGCTATGACACAGATCTCCACTGTTAGTGAGCAGTCCTGTCCAGCCACGGATCATCGAATATATATGAGTGACTGTTGCCAGGATTATGTTTAAACAAAGAAGGAAgacaataagtgtgtgtgtgtgtgtgtgttaatactgACTTGCTTCCAGAGGAACTTCACAGCTTCTTCCTGAACCATCCTCTgcaatttttcttcttcttgttgcCGCCGTACCCTAATCAAACACACAGATAacagacaaaagacaaaagatgTAAAAATCTACAGAGCATACTAGGGTTTTAAACTGGTAAGAACGTGGTGTTATGATACATATgatgatacaggggttacaatttaatattttacaatacaTGTATTTTATGATACcttaagcaaggcaatatatagCAACTGTTTAAATCTTATTTTAGGAAAACTcccatattatttttaaaaaatgtatagatGTTTATATTAACGTTAATAAAACTACCGTACAtttcgcacttaaaatctttacatttttcccaaaaatcctcagtgcgccttatgtatgaattttaccagtcatgttgtaaggagcagtaaagccactggagtagtattagctttagctgctaatcatgctaagctcttgctcttttgccattcagaaatgagtattatcggcctgtagcctgctgctaaccccagctagcactgctggagcagcattagcattagccactaatcaggctaagcgctagttagattaacatccagtgctcatttgactttgaaagaaaatacagtatatatttacctCTCCAGTTCTGCTGTCAGGTAGACAATGTGATCCTGCATCCTGCGCAGCCGAATCTCGCAGCGCACCTCTTTGGCCTGTGGGTGCTGGTGTCGAGTCCAATGCCCCCGCCACCATGCCTGAATCTTCACAGCTGCTTCATTTGGCTGGCACTGAGTAGCTTTAGGACTCTGCTTTCTGGGCTGAGAGGCTGTTTTCTCTGTGCTGTTTTCTAGTACAGCCTCTCCATTCAGAAGAAAGCTTTGGTCACTGGTGGTGTTTAAAAAGACTCCTGCATCAGCCTGGGCGACTGATGTTAACTGGTCAGCACTGACTCTTTGAGTTTCAGGGGTTTTAATTTGAGAGCTCTTTTCCGCTTCCATTTTCCCAGGGTGAGAGCGGACAGGATTAGGTGGAGCCAGAGAATCAGGCTCATCTAGCTCCTCTTCTTCACTGTCTGGGGGAGAAGGTGAGGCAACGGCAGAGCTGACTGGAAGAAAGGCTGACTCTGAGGAGAGGAGGCTGCCATGAAGCTTCTCTTCATCTGTCTGCACATCCTCCAGAAGCAGACTCTCTTCACCAGACGGGGGAGCCTGAACGGCTGTATATTTAGCTGGAGACACACTGCCCATCCAAGAGTTCACCCGAGGAACTAGTTCAGGAGGATCTGTTAACAACAATGTACAGAAAGAACAGGGGGTCAGGGGGAGATAAATGGAGAACTATGTTAAAGATTTCTTATCAGATTTCTAGAAGACActaagtattttttgcactataaggcagactaaaatccccaaaatcatcagtgcaccgtATAATCCAGTGTATTATGCAtcaattttaacagtcaggttgttaggagcagtaaagccactctgctgaggtacagcgttatacaggagtttcagtttagttctcattAGCCGATAACTatgctaagagctagctcttttggcGTTCAGAGGTATATtggacatttttgtttacttaactttacaggtctcaccacccagcggcaagacctgctgaattagaaggaaaacctcCCATTTTCTTACTAGTTTAGCATAATGCacataatccggtgcgccttatgtatgaaaatagaccaggaaatagacgtttattgataatttatacaatttatatatgttatatatagttGATGTGTGAAGTTTACATGCAGTCATTATTGGTGTGAGGGTTATGGCAAAAAAAATAGATATCTGCCATTTATGAAAGCTGATTAAATCATATTCTGAAGTTCGTTGTAGAGTGGGTTTGGTCACAGACGCTCATTAAAATCCAGCATTGTACTCGTCAATGTGTATTTAGACTTCGCTCCTTCACCTTAACCATATCTGACTTAAACTCACATATTTACTCACATATATGTACTTGGTCCACAACTAGGCTTTCAGTGTGTATAAGATTTAACTGTATCTGTTGTTTAAGGTTACGCTGAAGAAATCTGAGATAGCCCTTATTTTTCTCACTACATTCACTTTGCTTAACAGTTGGTGTTGTTTCAGCTGATGCCTCACCAATACTCCTCCATAGGTATATCTGGTTACCGCGGCCAAAcaaacaaattttaaataaaatcgtATGAGACCCTAAAATGTTCATCAAAaagattattttttgcatgatgtGGAAACCAAAGAATGTATTTATTCACTGTTGCAAATAATATCTATTTATGTTGTTTTTAGGCACAGACAATTTGAGcaagaaagactttttttttaatacatcaaATATTCTCTACAAAACAGCTAAGCCATGTAACTTATGCATGGACTAGGACTACCCACCAATCATTTGCAAAGCTTTGAACACTAGACAGTTTAGTACAAGCGCATGCTTCTCTGATACCTACTCTCACATTAATCTAAGATGTACTTGGTAACCAACCTGACTGACTGATGACCGTACAGTTCTCAATTATCGCCCCTCTGTCTTTGGCTGGATCAGTCATGTGCTGTTCCACATCCAGCTGAGTTGGGCGAGGAGGACTTGGAGAGTCACGGTGACCTCCCTGGAGCAGCTGTCTCTGATGATGCCTGCAGAAAACATAGGTAGAATGTACAGGACAGAAAAGCCCAGTAAAGATAATGAAGGGGTTGAAATAATGCATAACATTTATGTTCCCTTTAATTCATCTATTCATTACTGAAATAGCAGTGCTGCTACATTAGATGATATTTAAAAGGTTCCTAAGATAAGATGGATCTCTGAGGCACCTCTGCTTGTTGAGAATTCTCTCCAGCTTGGCATCCTCAGCAGACTGAAGGGCTGATGTGGAAGTTAAAGGACACGTAGAAGCCAAGTACTGGACTAGCTGTATGTGTTGCCCTGGACGGTATGTGCGACCTTTCCCTTGACTGTACAGCCACTCTGCTTTCAGTCTGAAAAGCATCCAAAAGAAGACAGtacataaaacattattaaagggGCATATAGTAGACTCTATCAATTATTACGGTAGACTTAATTTAatagtttaaacatgtatttcaGTAAATCTTAATGCAAGATTGTTTTCAGATATTCAAATACTCTTTCATGCAAAATactgttatttcttttttttcatccaattaaacaggattttttacactctctgtaatgaagtgTACAGTCTGGTATGCATCATTTGAAGCTCTCATTCTTTTTTCATTGATTttgaaatgtctagttgtggtctctagtatgaataaatgccatgtgaactgttttttgtgaaaaaaacgtgctctggtgatccggtataacgctgccttagtccggtggaggagtggtgtggggaaaaatacaataagattttggctcttgctcatgaatattcatacattttgCCTACGACTGGCTAACATCATTAAGAGGCAaagagatggacaacagttacaaacgttttaaaataaagacatttttacactaataacagtctttgcagttTCATATGTTACCTTACAATAGGTGTTATGCCCTGCTTAGTGCAGTTTAGCttctgacctagtcttagagtctctgtaaaatgcaaaatccagcGGAGATTCTATATAAGcctagttactcacacacagagttCCAGAAGGTAAAATTGTGGATTTGTACTTTtatctagtgtaaacagaactgttttttaacaaacatctatctatctcaattgtacttcattggtggtgttccatagacaaattctaaccgtTTGTTCCTTAGCTAAagcatagaacactgatgtgttatttgcacaaataacacaggaatgaactacCATGCTGTTCCTAGATCTGTTAGCTCCTGTCTAATGAGACGTGCCTTGCTGCTTGGCTTCAGTGCTGCCTCTGGGCAGTTGCAAGtcaaggtgggtgaggccatgaatactaattcatgagTTGGCGTAGACACTGtgattttcctgatcgactcgtttttttttagaatattttcttttattagctacttCAGGCAGTGGAGTTTAAGGAACAATTTTATGTGCAATACTACTATtatcaaaaaaaattatatttttggcaTTGCTATAATATTACTGAGAACAATACAATACTGTAGCATATTTAGAAATATTATGTCAGATATGATTAGTATATGTGAACAACTAGTGTTTCACACAGCATGAGTTTCACACAGCATGACCAGCACTCCCACTTCCACTCACCCTTCTTTCTGTGACACAATGTATCCATCAAGAACCTTCAAATTGAGGCACCAGCTCACGACATACGGACGATAATCAAACCCGGGCAGAGAGGGTGTATCCATTACACAGGGGTTGTTCATGATGGACAGCTGCTCAAGGTCAAGTAGAGGAGCCAAGTAGGACACCTGAGAAagaaataatatcataataatggAAATTCATTTCATTATTGAAATGAAACGTACCTAATGAGtgtactttatttataaatataaataaataaataaattggtaaCTACCTCACTGAGGTCCCGTATCTCGTTCTCAGCCAATGAGAGAACGGTCAGGCTTAAGGGGAAATGAGCAGGGGCTGTGCGTAGAGTTGTGATGATGTTACCATGGAGAAGCAGCGTCTGGGGGGGATCAAACATTGCATTTATATTTTGTCCtacatctgtttgtttttttaaacagccaTTACAATGTATTACTTTTCTGAAACATCAGATGCAACAGATATTTGGCAGCCAAAGTTAttctagggctggggcgacgcgtcgacataatcgacgtcatcgattacaaaaatacatcgatttgcataacgtgcgtcggcgcgtcgtaaacatggcggcgcctgtggagagcattagaggttagatcgggcccaaaaattccaactggctgttttcgggctgttttaatgagcgaaatatgatcagaattatgttaattaacacggtaacatagaagcatagaactattatttaattaaaatgatttttaagaacagctaaacacagttctgcaagtcaaacgcggaggagttcacgtgcgagagacacagagagagagagagagagagagagagagagagagagagctactcacaggtgaaggttctctttgatctcctcgtgctcatattctagtcccattcataattctgcagctccctcagtgttttctgccgtattttgcggctagcgcgagcgcttacaactgcgcgaggtgccgccgcgtttgtgccgaatccgactctctgctgaatctgactcccgcttcgcggacagaatcggcacaacacccccgctgtagaactgcggtagtgaaaacagcgcttataaataaattagtttagtttcactttcagttttcgttattttttttttaaataaaaatataattaaaaaacagacgcctacatctcggactattttctggagcccgggtcggatttacgggcgggcctcgggtcatgtcgggttcgggcagagaatctaagctctagagagcttggactccggagagcaatctccagctacaaaaaaacgccagcgggcatctaaagtttgggagcatttcacgcaaaagggcaacaatgtggtcctctgccatacgtgcaaaaggagcacttgaagcgcaaacatccaggagcactatgtcaacagggtcacacagtaagttaccgtttacatcagggtctccgcgggtgtccttaaaaagacttaaggctgtctaccaaaggttttaaacctgccacaggcagaaattatacatttttggtttatatttgtgcatggcatttcgcagtttccagaaacagtagcattattcatacgttcaggtgtttagctaagctagctgccttaagttattttagctagcgccgtcggcgctgcggtgtcacaccgttttctgtcaccgtcggaattttgtgaccagtgctcacggttatgagcgttcattggcaaaacggaagctttctatacctacaccttaccctcagccctaaactgaaccgttttggccagtcggggtaaacattagaaacgaacacgtttcgaatcggccagtgcaccggtctgctgagaactacttgccagtggtcacaaaatctagcggtcacagaaaacagtgcaacacacggttgtgatgtatgggagcttatccatttttagcgttatagatctaaacaacgtgttgtacatgtaagtgattataagtgtggggtttggtttagtaggcttgtgttgttgttgttgttgttgttgttattatatataaatatagtaatttatcgtttgctttaaaacgtaaaataattatttaaatatttttctcaatgaatagattagtcgactaatcgaaaaaaaataatcgttagaataatcgtttaaaaaataatcgttagggacagccctaagtTATTCATTCAAAAATCAGTCAAAAATGATGTAAAATTTATGCAGTACACCATATAGGTTTTTGAAGTGAAAGATGAGTTTTACAGGGCTAGGATAATAGCTAGCGTATTAATCTCATGTGTAACTTTCAACTCACATGTGACTTTAGTAGCGCTACTGAGgcaaatttatgattagaatagcactactaaggtagaTTTATGATTAAAACAGCTCTACTGATGTACATTTATGGCTAGAATAGCCTTGCAGAGGTGAATATAATGTGtaattgtataatgtataattacCATATTGGATTAGTTCTACAGAAGAAAACCTATAATTATTAAAGGACTGTTAAGGTATATttgtgattagaacagcacttctgaggtaaatctgtGTCTAGAGTAGttctgctgatgtaaatgtactgtgctttgttggtatgccTGCTGGGATATTACAACTGTTCggagtttaataaataaaaatatatataaagtgctAAAGTACCtttattcctgtttttttgttttgaaaagcaagacaaaaatacattcaaGCTATTTATTTGTTTCAAGAAGAAAATAAAGTGGCACACttaatgaaaacatgaaaaaacagctAAATATTTTCATTTCATCCATCCCTAGTTCTAACTGTCATTCTGCAGGACCCACCTTTAAGGCAGTGAGCTTAGACAGATCCCCTGTGCTGGAAATGTTGTTGTCAGATAAATCCAGATGCTGCAGAGCCCCACAGCTGTTCAGCTGCTCAATCACCTTAGAGAATAGAGAACCACAGGATCATCAGAGACCCCAGAATGTCAGTATAGTACttaagttttatttttctgttactaTACCAACCTTTATGTTGTTGCCTGCCAAGTTAAGCCACTCAAGGTGCACCAGGTCTTTCAGGCCCTCGATGTAGCCAATACTGTTGTTAGGCAGGTTCAAGACCCTTAGTTCTGTAAGCCTCGACACCCCCATCATGCGAACTAGACGATTACAGGCCACAGATAACTGTTTAAAGGAAGAAGAATACAGACCATCAATATGCAGAACtttaatagattttaataaacatttgagGTAGGTGTGAAGCACACACTACAGGTACCTGCAGAAGAGCTGCATTCTTCTCCAGATTTTCCAGCTTGATGATGTGGTTCTGGTCTAAGATGAGGGTGTGGGTGTCCGGAGAACAGGAGAAGTTGGGGTCCAGCTTGTGAAGGCCCTGACTTGAAAGGTCAGCTAAACCAGGTCCTACACAACAAAATCAACCAGAACAGTTTAGATTATACAGTAACTCACTCGCAGTGTCATACAAACAACAAACACCGCAAAGTTTGTGTACACTAGACTCCAAATTCacatttttgacacattttaaaCTTTAGAATAACAAAGTTGGTCTGGTTTAAGGACGTCATGATTATACTGTCACTATATGTAAGCCAGCAGATCGTTTAAGggagcagcaatgttattttacactttattctgtttattgttgatgtaaaagctggatacTGCTACTGCATAGCTAAGATAGAATTAGGTGGCTGTCTGTTGACTgtggtcagggttttaatcagtcagtggcgcacttgtatttcccaccaccaagatagaaacacaccagatatttacctgaacacacctcacttcctgaccaccacacccatcggcgtAGTAAGTATGTCTACATTCTGTtagctgggtgtaagatagcaatgagtaccCATTTGCActgggtgtacaatagggccctatgTGTTACTTAAAGAACCAAGGATTCTACCACTGGGCCTGAAAGGATCTTGTGTTTTGGCAAGAACCTTGTAAATAGCATACTCAACCCGATTATAATTCAGTATTGTACGATATATTACAATACTGTAAACAAggcaaagtattgcaatatttttcaaatcatattttaggaaaaatgtctttaaataaatgtcttaaaaaaaaacaccattagaAACATTCAGAAAAGTGAGATCTAATGGCAGAATTGCTAGAATCTAGTGTGCAGGGTTTAAATACAACACATTTTAAACCACTGAACTGAAACTTTCCATGtacactaataattaaaaatcaatactgggATTTTAATAATCCATATAGTATTTCAAACCCTAATATCACAATACACCTCTAACAGATTTATACAATCAGTCCCCACTGAAAACAGAAACTTACAAAAATGTTTGGGAGTTCATGTAAACATCAAGAAAGCATGTACATTatcatatcattgctgtcatgTAAAATCATTGTATCTCCAAGACAATTACTTTataggagaaagaaaaagatcaAGACAATATAGAAAtactttattccaagtcatttggagtgtttctatttagacacaaggtaaaaaaaaaaactgtcaaaacGGGAAAACAAAAAAGGAGACTTTTGACTATGTATATCAACAGCAGCAACAaacatagttttttatttttattaatacaataTTGCAAATATAAGTCTagtgtaggggtgtgccatcttgtaccgtacgcaataatatcaccaacatttttgaatattataaagaatattataccatgaaatatccaCCCACTAATCACCCActagcatgaagtgctgtaagattttcggtgaaaacactgcgctgactttagacttgataaaacacagtggatcaacaccagcagatgacatgtctctccaaaccatcactgattgtagaaacttcacactagagctcaagcagcttgaactgtgtttctctccactcttcctccagattctgcttccttgatttccaaatgtaatgcaatgcaatgcaatgcaatttaCTGACGGTCAGTgatgtttggagagtcatgtattttgctggtgttggtccactgtgttatatcaagtccaaagtcagtgaagtgttttcccaaaaaatcttacagcactttgttaacaacttttatggagatacggatttcattttccagcagggttttatttggattttcagtgactgtaagccataatcgtcaccaataaatgaaataaacgcttaaaacagaacactctgtgtgtaatacatctacagttgtggtcaaaagtttacatacacttgtaaaaaaacataatgttatggctgtcttgagttttcaataagttctacaactcttatttttctgtgatagagtgatcggaacacatacatgtttgtcacaaaaaacagtcataaaatttggttctttcataaatttattatgggtctgctgaaaatgtcaccaaatctgctgggtcaaaaatatacatacagcaacaaaaattgtcaattttggtgatgtagcgagttgtgtcaatcaaattagcttcatgtcatggcctcttcacttcttgtaagtgattctgattgactacagctgttgacttctcatgagcccatttaaatagggctcatttgacccagtgattagactcagctacaaaagctacaatgggaaagtcaaaggaactcagtgtggatctgaaaaagcgaattattgacttgaacaagtcagggaagtcacttggagccatttcaaagcagctacaggtcccaagagcaactgtgcagacaattatacgcaagtataaagtgcatggaacagttgtgtcactgccacgatcaggaagaaaacgcaagctatcacatgctgccgagaggagattggtcaggatggtcaagagtcaaccaagaatcaccaagaagcaggtctgcaaggatttggaagctgatggaacacaggtgtcagtctccacagtcaagtgtgttttacatcgccatggactgagaggctgccgtgcaagaaagaagcccttgctccagaaaaggcaccttaagactcggctgaagtttgctgctgatcacatggacaaagataaaaccttctggaggaaagttctctggtcagacgaaacaaaaattgagctgtttggccacaacacccagcgatatgtttggaggagaaaaggtgaggcctttaatcccaggaacaccatgcctactgtcaagcatggtggtggtagtattatgctctggggatgttttgctgccagtggaactggttctttgcagaaagtaaatgggataatgaagaaggaggattacctccaaattctgcaggaaaacttaaaaccatcagcccgaaggttgggtcttgggcgcagttgggtgttccaacaagacaatgacccaaaacacacatcaaaagtggtaaaggaatggctaaaccaggctagaattaaggttttagaatggccttcccaaagtcctgacttaaaccccattgagaacatgtggacagtgctaaagaaacgggttcatgcaagaaaaccatcacatttagctgaactgcaccaattctgtcaagaagagtggtcaaacattcgacctgaagcttgccaggagcttgtgg
Protein-coding sequences here:
- the cep97 gene encoding centrosomal protein of 97 kDa: MAATERRAIVSDPVTQMTNYEGPGLADLSSQGLHKLDPNFSCSPDTHTLILDQNHIIKLENLEKNAALLQLSVACNRLVRMMGVSRLTELRVLNLPNNSIGYIEGLKDLVHLEWLNLAGNNIKVIEQLNSCGALQHLDLSDNNISSTGDLSKLTALKTLLLHGNIITTLRTAPAHFPLSLTVLSLAENEIRDLSEVSYLAPLLDLEQLSIMNNPCVMDTPSLPGFDYRPYVVSWCLNLKVLDGYIVSQKEGLKAEWLYSQGKGRTYRPGQHIQLVQYLASTCPLTSTSALQSAEDAKLERILNKQRHHQRQLLQGGHRDSPSPPRPTQLDVEQHMTDPAKDRGAIIENCTVISQSDPPELVPRVNSWMGSVSPAKYTAVQAPPSGEESLLLEDVQTDEEKLHGSLLSSESAFLPVSSAVASPSPPDSEEEELDEPDSLAPPNPVRSHPGKMEAEKSSQIKTPETQRVSADQLTSVAQADAGVFLNTTSDQSFLLNGEAVLENSTEKTASQPRKQSPKATQCQPNEAAVKIQAWWRGHWTRHQHPQAKEVRCEIRLRRMQDHIVYLTAELERVRRQQEEEKLQRMVQEEAVKFLWKQFQAMLEWQSSVKEQLSCLSPSRSSALGPIPAVPKDTSTAPPMRSELSIPESGFHSPGERQGVLEDSLSSTATAGSPETVRSAGAGRSPGMAGDSQDGSLLEQYLSSVQRQEEEEDQTEEEGERASDRTGTPLDTSVLSPSRGSEPSSSPDRQRQKDSAPC